The Lycium barbarum isolate Lr01 chromosome 12, ASM1917538v2, whole genome shotgun sequence genome includes a region encoding these proteins:
- the LOC132622900 gene encoding uncharacterized protein LOC132622900 produces the protein MAGVELLPKEYGYVVLVLVFYCFLNFWMSFQVGKARKQYKVSYPTMYAIEAENKNAKQFNCVQRGHQNSLEMMPMFFMLMIVGGIRHPLICASLGAVYIVSRYFYFTGYATGDPQNRLTLGKYNFLAIMGLMVCSISCGVNFLMS, from the exons ATGGCTGGAGTTGAATTGCTCCCAAAAGAATATGGATATGtagttcttgttcttgttttctacTGTTTTCTCAACTTCTGGATGTCCTTTCAAGTGGGCAAAGCTCGCAAACA GTACAAGGTTTCTTATCCAACAATGTATGCTATTGAAGCTGAAAATAAGAATGCAAAGCAATTTAACTGTGTTCAG AGGGGTCATCAGAATTCATTAGAAATGATGCCAATGTTTTTCATGCTGATGATTGTTGGAGGAATTAGGCACCCTTTGATTTGTGCATCTCTGGGAGCTGTTTATATTGTGTCTCGTTATTTCTACTTCACTGGCTATGCCACCGGTGATCCCCAAAATCGTCTTACTCTTGG GAAATACAACTTCTTGGCAATAATGGGACTGATGGTTTGCTCAATATCTTGTGGAGTTAATTTCCTTATGTCATGA